A region from the Colwellia sp. PAMC 21821 genome encodes:
- the rpmE gene encoding 50S ribosomal protein L31 codes for MKDGIHPNYVEFKATCSCGNVITTRSTVGKDLHLDVCSECHPFYTGKQKAAETGGRVDKFNKRFGALSKK; via the coding sequence ATGAAAGACGGTATTCATCCAAATTATGTAGAGTTCAAGGCAACTTGTTCTTGTGGTAACGTTATAACAACTCGTTCAACTGTAGGTAAAGACTTACATTTAGACGTATGTTCAGAATGTCACCCATTCTACACTGGTAAGCAAAAAGCTGCTGAGACTGGTGGTCGTGTTGATAAATTCAACAAGCGTTTTGGTGCTCTTAGCAAGAAGTAA
- a CDS encoding DsbA family oxidoreductase: MSNKIKIDIISDVVCPWCVIGYGNLNKAIIELGLEDKVEIEWQPFELNPDMPLEGEELGAHSARKYGSTPESSAEFRAEMTAHGKTVDFDFQYFEGMKIINTRDAHILLEYAKTQGKQTALQMRLFSAFFTEKKDVSNREILALEVEAVGLNVKEAMAKLHDNQAIQHVIGQESYWQKVGISSVPTVVFNRKSALAGAQPIETFKQVLADELESL, translated from the coding sequence ATGAGTAACAAAATTAAGATAGATATCATTTCTGATGTCGTATGTCCGTGGTGTGTTATCGGTTACGGTAACTTAAATAAAGCTATTATCGAATTAGGGTTGGAAGATAAAGTAGAGATCGAATGGCAACCCTTCGAGCTAAATCCAGACATGCCATTAGAAGGTGAAGAATTAGGCGCACATTCAGCGCGAAAATATGGATCTACCCCTGAAAGTAGTGCCGAATTTAGAGCTGAGATGACAGCACACGGAAAAACTGTTGATTTTGACTTCCAATACTTTGAAGGGATGAAAATAATTAATACTCGTGACGCTCATATTTTACTTGAATACGCTAAAACTCAAGGCAAACAAACGGCGTTACAAATGCGATTATTCTCTGCTTTCTTTACTGAGAAAAAAGATGTTTCTAATCGTGAAATATTAGCCCTAGAAGTAGAAGCTGTTGGACTAAATGTTAAAGAGGCAATGGCTAAGTTGCATGACAACCAAGCTATTCAACACGTTATTGGGCAAGAATCATATTGGCAAAAAGTCGGCATATCTTCCGTTCCTACCGTCGTTTTTAATCGCAAAAGTGCCCTTGCGGGAGCCCAGCCAATAGAAACGTTTAAACAAGTTTTAGCAGACGAGCTGGAAAGTTTATAA
- the alr gene encoding alanine racemase, which yields MALHTATAVIDLEALSNNYRLIRTLSPNAKVLAVLKANGYGHGLELIAKALPNADAFGVARIDEALALRAAGVVKPIVLLEGFFDQEDIDTLAANNLQTIVHNEQQLAAIVNANLDAPLKVWLKIDTGMHRLGINPEQITDFYQALSQSKNVQQPIVLMSHLGCADDKANTATTQQITLFDELTANLPLEKSLANSAGVLLWPESHYQWIRPGLLLYGVSPLSTDAGIDGISPVMTLQSSLIAVREIAAGAAVGYGGNWISEKNTRIGVVAIGYGDGYPRHAPNGTPVLINGRRVPLIGRVSMDMITVDLGAESEDNVGDIATLWGKGLAVEEVAVFATTIPYELLCNITRRVHIQLAK from the coding sequence ATGGCATTACACACAGCAACAGCAGTTATTGATTTAGAAGCGTTAAGCAATAATTACCGACTTATACGCACATTATCACCAAATGCTAAAGTGTTAGCGGTGCTTAAGGCTAATGGTTATGGTCATGGGTTAGAGCTCATTGCTAAAGCACTGCCTAATGCCGATGCTTTTGGTGTCGCACGTATTGATGAAGCGCTTGCCCTTAGAGCCGCAGGCGTTGTAAAGCCTATCGTGTTGCTCGAAGGTTTTTTTGACCAAGAAGATATCGACACGTTAGCTGCAAATAACCTACAAACCATCGTGCATAATGAGCAACAGCTAGCGGCTATTGTTAATGCTAATTTAGATGCACCATTAAAAGTTTGGCTGAAAATTGATACGGGTATGCATAGACTCGGTATTAATCCTGAGCAAATAACCGACTTTTACCAAGCATTAAGCCAATCCAAAAATGTACAACAACCCATTGTGTTGATGAGTCATTTAGGTTGCGCAGATGACAAAGCTAATACAGCGACTACGCAACAAATTACCTTATTTGATGAACTCACTGCTAACTTGCCGTTAGAGAAAAGTTTAGCTAACTCTGCTGGTGTTTTGCTTTGGCCAGAAAGTCATTATCAATGGATCAGACCAGGCTTATTGCTTTATGGTGTTTCACCCCTATCAACAGATGCTGGTATTGACGGTATTTCGCCGGTGATGACCTTGCAATCAAGCTTGATAGCTGTGCGTGAAATCGCCGCAGGAGCAGCGGTAGGTTATGGCGGTAATTGGATTAGTGAAAAAAACACCAGAATAGGAGTAGTTGCTATTGGCTATGGTGACGGTTATCCCCGTCATGCTCCGAATGGCACACCTGTACTGATCAATGGTCGACGTGTGCCATTAATTGGCCGGGTATCGATGGATATGATTACGGTAGATTTAGGCGCTGAAAGTGAAGACAACGTAGGCGATATTGCTACGTTATGGGGCAAAGGTCTAGCCGTTGAAGAAGTGGCTGTATTTGCGACAACCATCCCTTACGAGCTTTTATGTAATATTACCCGCCGGGTGCATATTCAGTTAGCCAAGTAG
- the dnaB gene encoding replicative DNA helicase codes for MADRKPAKFSRNNQFPRDKQIDELKVPPHSLEAEQSVLGGLLLDNETWDRVSERVVAQDFYSRSHRITFETVGRLIELGEPVDLITLSEALENDQKLDDAGGFVYLAEMMKNTPSAANITAYADIVRERAVTREMISVANEIAEAGYDPQGRSSADLLDFAETKVFAIAEQRANKSEGPENISSVLEKTVDRIEKLCASPTNGVTGVSSGFTDLDKMTAGFQKSDLIIVAGRPSMGKTTFAMNLAENAAMTEDKPALIFSLEMPSEQLMMRMLASLGRIDQTKIRTGQLEDEDWARLSSTMGLLIEKGKMFIDDAAGLTPTDVRSRARRIARDHGGISLIMIDYLQLMRAPQFSDNRTLEIAEISRSLKALAKELEVPVVALSQLNRGLEQRADKRPINSDLRESGSIEQDADLIMFIYRDEVYHDDSEYKGMAEIIIGKQRNGPIGRVPLTFQGQFSRFDNYAGPHVLGED; via the coding sequence ATGGCCGATCGCAAGCCAGCCAAGTTTAGCAGAAACAACCAATTTCCTCGAGATAAACAAATTGACGAGTTAAAGGTTCCGCCGCATTCATTAGAGGCCGAGCAATCAGTGCTGGGTGGTTTATTATTAGATAATGAAACTTGGGATCGCGTAAGTGAACGTGTTGTCGCACAAGACTTCTACAGTCGCTCTCACCGCATTACCTTTGAAACGGTTGGTCGGTTAATTGAGTTAGGTGAGCCCGTCGATTTAATTACCTTATCTGAAGCGCTGGAGAATGATCAAAAGCTTGATGATGCTGGCGGTTTTGTTTACCTCGCCGAAATGATGAAAAATACGCCCAGTGCCGCCAACATTACTGCCTATGCAGATATTGTGCGTGAGCGTGCAGTAACGCGTGAAATGATCAGCGTTGCTAATGAGATTGCTGAAGCCGGTTATGATCCTCAAGGTCGCAGTAGTGCTGACTTACTCGATTTTGCCGAAACTAAGGTTTTCGCGATTGCAGAGCAACGTGCGAATAAATCTGAAGGCCCAGAAAATATCAGCTCAGTATTAGAAAAAACAGTCGATCGAATTGAAAAGCTTTGTGCATCACCAACGAACGGTGTCACAGGGGTTTCAAGTGGCTTTACTGATCTAGATAAAATGACCGCAGGTTTCCAAAAGTCAGATTTAATTATTGTTGCTGGTCGTCCGTCTATGGGTAAAACGACTTTTGCGATGAACTTGGCCGAAAATGCCGCCATGACCGAAGACAAACCAGCGTTAATCTTCAGTTTAGAGATGCCCTCAGAACAGTTAATGATGAGAATGCTCGCCTCGCTTGGCCGAATCGATCAAACTAAAATACGTACCGGGCAATTAGAAGATGAAGATTGGGCTCGCTTATCATCAACCATGGGCTTATTAATCGAAAAAGGTAAAATGTTTATTGATGATGCCGCGGGTTTAACACCGACAGACGTGCGCTCGCGAGCTCGACGTATTGCGCGTGACCATGGCGGTATCAGTTTGATCATGATCGATTACCTACAATTGATGCGCGCACCACAATTTTCCGATAACAGAACCTTAGAAATTGCTGAAATATCAAGATCATTAAAAGCCTTGGCAAAAGAATTAGAAGTGCCGGTTGTTGCGCTATCTCAGCTTAACCGTGGTTTGGAGCAACGTGCTGATAAACGTCCAATTAACTCGGATTTACGTGAATCAGGTTCCATTGAGCAAGATGCCGATTTAATCATGTTTATTTATCGTGATGAGGTTTATCACGATGATTCTGAATACAAAGGTATGGCTGAAATTATTATTGGTAAACAACGTAACGGCCCAATAGGACGAGTACCTTTGACCTTCCAAGGACAATTTTCTCGTTTTGATAACTATGCTGGCCCGCACGTTCTAGGTGAAGATTAA
- the priA gene encoding primosomal protein N', whose amino-acid sequence MTVFLAITSTDIYVQVAIPVPMRQLFTYKVPAELNTKAITLGERVIVPFGSRQVVAIVLSIDESTEYAPAKIKSVLSRVTDNFSFSPTLLNFIQRCSDYYHHPIGDVFQQALPVLLRQIKQPDVELPHIWLTKTDLSEEEQATTAKRSPKQAELLTMLKQHQGMTWSELLTLGFNKAQLNALEKKQFIYSKPREVAEFKWQEQALQQDNRLALSAEQAIIVATVKEMQSQFSCHLVDGITGSGKTEVYLQAIEQILAKSQQVLVLVPEIGLTPQTLSRFEQRFNVPISLHHSGLNDKERLQSWLEAQRGTAAIVIGTRSAIFTPLHDLGLIIVDEEHDASFKQQDSFRYHARDIAILRARQLNIPIILGSATPSFESLQNALSGKYHYHRLRKRAGNASTAKITLIDVAQQQMEHGLSGTLKQAIKNTLARGEQALIFLNRRGYAPAINCQECHWVADCQRCNKPYTLHQGQGLLICHHCGSQKRIPPQCPSCGSVRIKPIGQGTEQLEEKISALFPDYSTVRIDRDSTRKKGALAKLLTEVGNKEHQLLIGTQMLAKGHHFPDVTLVAVLDVDGALFSYDFRAAEHMAQLLVQVSGRAGRASKPGKVMVQSNFPDHPLLQDLVHNGYQHFAKQALIERQQALLPPFSFQALFRAEANYPSYPEKFLRAMTEVPFEGCQFAGPVPAAMEKKAGKFRFHLILQAKSRKQLHQAVFRLIHQSANNEWQSKVRWSIDIDPVDLSW is encoded by the coding sequence ATGACAGTATTTTTGGCAATAACTTCAACAGATATATACGTGCAAGTCGCAATACCGGTTCCTATGCGCCAGTTGTTTACTTACAAAGTACCTGCCGAATTAAATACTAAAGCTATAACGTTAGGTGAACGCGTGATTGTGCCTTTTGGCTCTCGCCAAGTGGTAGCGATTGTTTTGTCGATAGATGAAAGTACAGAATATGCGCCAGCAAAGATAAAGTCAGTACTTAGCCGAGTAACTGATAACTTTAGTTTCTCACCAACACTGCTTAATTTTATTCAGCGCTGCAGCGATTATTACCATCACCCGATTGGCGATGTATTTCAGCAAGCCTTACCCGTGTTATTACGTCAAATAAAACAGCCTGATGTTGAATTGCCACACATTTGGTTAACAAAAACAGATTTAAGCGAAGAAGAGCAAGCAACCACAGCGAAACGCTCGCCTAAACAAGCTGAATTATTAACTATGCTGAAGCAACACCAAGGCATGACATGGTCAGAGTTATTAACGCTTGGTTTTAATAAAGCGCAACTTAATGCGCTAGAGAAAAAACAATTTATTTATAGTAAGCCCCGTGAAGTCGCTGAATTTAAGTGGCAAGAGCAAGCATTGCAGCAAGACAATAGGCTGGCATTATCAGCTGAACAAGCGATTATTGTTGCCACGGTAAAAGAAATGCAATCGCAGTTTTCTTGTCACTTAGTCGACGGGATAACCGGCAGTGGTAAAACCGAGGTTTATTTACAAGCTATAGAACAAATATTGGCAAAAAGTCAGCAGGTTTTAGTATTGGTACCTGAAATTGGCCTAACACCACAAACTTTAAGTCGTTTCGAGCAACGCTTTAATGTGCCAATTAGCTTGCATCACTCAGGCTTGAATGACAAAGAACGCCTGCAATCCTGGTTAGAAGCCCAACGTGGTACTGCCGCCATTGTTATTGGTACCCGCTCAGCTATCTTTACACCGCTACATGATTTAGGCCTGATCATTGTTGATGAAGAGCACGATGCCTCATTTAAGCAGCAAGATAGTTTTCGCTATCATGCGCGCGACATTGCCATTTTAAGAGCCAGACAACTTAATATCCCTATTATCCTGGGCAGTGCAACACCGAGCTTTGAATCGCTGCAAAATGCCTTATCGGGAAAGTACCATTATCACCGATTACGTAAACGTGCTGGTAATGCCTCAACTGCAAAGATCACCTTAATTGATGTTGCACAACAGCAAATGGAACATGGTCTTTCCGGCACCTTAAAACAAGCGATTAAAAATACCCTTGCCCGTGGTGAGCAAGCCTTAATTTTTCTCAATCGCCGTGGTTATGCGCCAGCTATTAACTGCCAAGAATGCCATTGGGTAGCCGACTGCCAACGTTGCAATAAACCTTACACTTTACATCAAGGCCAAGGGCTGCTGATTTGCCATCATTGCGGCAGTCAAAAGCGTATACCTCCACAGTGCCCTAGTTGTGGTAGCGTACGCATTAAACCCATAGGACAAGGTACCGAACAATTAGAAGAAAAAATCAGTGCGCTATTTCCTGATTACTCTACCGTACGAATCGACCGAGACAGCACACGTAAAAAAGGCGCGTTAGCGAAGTTATTAACAGAAGTGGGCAATAAAGAGCATCAACTATTGATTGGCACGCAAATGCTCGCGAAAGGCCATCATTTTCCTGATGTTACCTTAGTAGCAGTGCTTGATGTTGACGGCGCACTTTTTAGCTATGACTTTCGCGCGGCTGAACATATGGCGCAACTTTTAGTACAAGTATCAGGCAGAGCCGGTCGAGCAAGTAAACCCGGTAAAGTGATGGTACAAAGTAACTTCCCTGATCACCCGTTATTACAAGACTTGGTTCATAATGGTTATCAACATTTTGCAAAACAAGCGCTGATAGAGCGCCAACAAGCTTTATTGCCACCGTTTAGTTTTCAGGCCTTGTTTAGAGCCGAAGCAAATTACCCTTCTTATCCAGAAAAGTTTTTGCGTGCAATGACAGAAGTCCCTTTTGAAGGTTGTCAGTTTGCTGGCCCTGTGCCTGCAGCGATGGAGAAAAAGGCCGGTAAGTTTCGCTTCCACTTAATTTTGCAAGCCAAGTCGCGAAAACAACTACACCAAGCCGTATTTAGACTTATTCATCAAAGTGCCAATAATGAATGGCAATCAAAAGTGAGATGGTCAATTGATATCGACCCAGTAGACTTAAGCTGGTAA
- a CDS encoding SPOR domain-containing protein, with protein sequence MAHQDYVSRSRAKNKKQSPYKKNEQPAEGTSLKVKLIAAFLIVAIPSFGYMLWSIKDVKPDTVVAPKIIKAKQKTTELPELPEEKWTYVDDLKSKEVEVGEYEVTQKGPYKMQCGSFRTRKQAESLKAKIAFTGLEAQVSKATGTSSVWYKVYLGPYVKKREAEKDKHKLKNNSVHGCKIWGWD encoded by the coding sequence ATGGCACATCAAGATTACGTTTCCCGCTCTCGAGCAAAAAATAAAAAGCAAAGTCCCTATAAAAAAAATGAGCAGCCGGCCGAAGGCACCTCATTAAAAGTGAAATTAATTGCCGCTTTTCTTATTGTCGCTATACCCAGTTTTGGCTATATGTTGTGGAGTATTAAAGATGTAAAGCCTGACACCGTTGTTGCGCCTAAAATAATCAAGGCTAAGCAGAAAACAACAGAGCTACCGGAACTTCCCGAAGAAAAGTGGACATATGTTGACGACCTAAAAAGCAAAGAAGTTGAAGTTGGCGAGTATGAGGTCACCCAAAAAGGCCCTTATAAAATGCAATGTGGTTCGTTTAGAACCCGTAAACAAGCCGAGTCATTAAAAGCAAAAATAGCTTTCACCGGTTTAGAGGCACAAGTCAGTAAAGCCACGGGTACATCATCAGTCTGGTATAAAGTGTACTTAGGCCCATACGTGAAAAAGCGTGAAGCAGAAAAAGACAAACACAAATTAAAAAATAACTCAGTACACGGCTGTAAAATATGGGGCTGGGATTAA
- a CDS encoding carboxymuconolactone decarboxylase family protein → MTTLTTHTLESAPEASKALLEKSVSAYGMLPNLHGVLASAPNVLDAYQILHELFLNTSFNAEELTVVWQGINVEHACNYCVPAHTAIAHSMKVDAALIQALRDEQPMPTAKLQALLDTTLILVRNRGHISAEELADFYAAGYGEQQLLEIILGLSQKVISNYTNHIAGTVVDEPFNKFPWKKAVK, encoded by the coding sequence ATGACTACATTAACGACACACACACTTGAATCAGCACCAGAAGCAAGCAAAGCACTTTTAGAAAAATCTGTTAGCGCATACGGTATGTTACCTAACTTACACGGTGTTTTAGCTAGCGCACCTAATGTATTAGATGCTTATCAAATATTACATGAACTTTTCCTTAATACGTCGTTCAATGCAGAAGAACTTACCGTTGTATGGCAAGGTATTAATGTTGAGCATGCCTGTAACTACTGTGTTCCTGCTCATACTGCAATTGCACACTCTATGAAAGTAGACGCTGCTTTAATTCAAGCGTTACGTGATGAACAGCCAATGCCAACAGCAAAGCTACAAGCTTTACTTGATACAACATTAATTCTTGTTCGTAATCGTGGTCATATATCAGCTGAAGAACTAGCCGATTTTTACGCGGCAGGTTACGGCGAGCAACAACTATTAGAAATTATTTTAGGGTTGTCTCAAAAAGTGATCAGCAATTATACTAACCACATAGCGGGTACAGTGGTTGACGAACCGTTCAATAAATTTCCTTGGAAAAAAGCGGTAAAATAA